The Rhodanobacteraceae bacterium genomic sequence GGCCATTGCCGTCGGTGTGCATCACGGACACCAGCGGTGGCCGTTGCGCGCCGGCATCGATGTAGGCGACGGCGTTGCCGGCCGCGGCGGGAGAGGTCTGGATACTTGTGCCCGAGGTCAATGCTTTCGCGTCTGCGCGATCCACGGAAACCAGGAACAGGTGCCGGCGATCATCGTCGTCTTGCGTGGCGCCGGTGTTGGCGCTGTAAACGATCGAACGACTATCAGGCGCCATCACGACGTCTTCCACCATGAAGTTGCCGGGCGTCAGCAGCAGCGGTTCGCCGCCGCTCGCCGCGATGGAATAGAGATGCGGCCAGCCGTCGAGGTCGGCCAGGAACACCAGCTGCGCGCTGCCATCCGCCCAATGCAGGTTGGCGCCGCCGGCGGTTTCGGGATACGAACCGAGCAGGGTGTCGGGACTCTGCCACACCGCGTGGCCTTGTCCGCTGCGCGCGTCGGCGACCACGATCGACCACGGCTGCGGCGTCTGCGTGAGGATCGGTTGCGGCGGTCCGCCGTGGCCCGGCTGCCGCGTGAACGCGATGCGCGCGCCGTCGGGTGACCAGCGCGGCATGCCGTCGTTGTGCGTCGAAGGCGCGAGGTAGAGCAACGGCGTGTGGTCGTTCGCGTACACGCCGATGAAGGCATGGTCGCCGCGGTCGGAGACGAATGCGAGGCGCTTGCCGTCCGGCGACCATTGCAGGTCGGCATCCTTGCCGCGGTCGAAGAACAGCCGCTTCGGCTTCTGCTTCGAAGCGGCGGCGAGCGGCGCCGTCCACACCTGGTCGTCCTTGATGTAGGCCAGCTCGCCAGTGGCGGAGATCGCGGGCGCATCGCCCTCGGTCAGTGCGCGCGACGTTCCGGCGCGCAGGTCCGCCGTCCACAGCATCACCTTCGGTTGTTCGGGACTGGAGGCCGGATCGGGTTCCAGTTTTTCCGGCCAGTTGGCGTCGTGGTCGCCGCCGCGCACGAACACCAGTTCGTTGCCGGAGGGCGAGAACGTCAGTTGCGTGATTTCCTGGCCGTCATCGGCCGTGAAATGCGTGACCTGGCGCGGCTTGAAATCCGGCGCTCTGGCCACCCACACGTTGCGCACGCCGTTCTGGTCGATCACCCAGGCGATGCGGTCGCCATGTCGCGCAGCCGCGAGGCCCAGCGGGAACGGGTAGGCGAGCACCTGCTGCAGGGTGAAACCCGCCGGCGACGCGGCGCGGGATGGCGGTGCGAGTGCCGCCGCGGTGAACAGCAGGGCAACGAGGACGAACGCGCGACAGCGTGGCATGGCTTACCCCTCCGGCTGGACCCGACCGCCATTGCAGCGCAGCGCGGCAGGCGACGCAATGTGCCAGCGGTCATGCTGAGGTCACATGCAGACCCCTAGCATGCGCGCATGGACGGTCACGCGTATCCACACGTGGTGATCCTCGGCGGCGGTTTCGGCGGCCTGTGGGCCACGCGCGCGCTGGCCCGCGCGCCGGTGCGGATCACCCTGGTCGATCGCGCCAACCACCACCTGTTCCAGCCGCTGCTGTACCAGGTCGCAGCGGCCAGCCTGTCCGGCCCCGACATCGCCGCGCCGCTGCGCCACATCGTGCGCCGGCAGGCCAACGTCACGGTGTTGATGGAAGAGGTGACGGGCATCGACGTGGCCGCGCGCTGCGTGCGCAGCGCGGCCGACGAATACGAATACGATTGGCTCGTCGTCGCCACCGGCTCGACCCACGCCTATTTCGGGCACGACGATTGGGCCAGGCACGCGCCCGGCCTCAAGACCATGAACGATGCGCTGGCGATCCGCCGCCGGATACTTTCCGCGTTCGAGGCGGCCGAACGCGAACCCGATCCCGCGTGCCGCGCGCAATGGCTGAGCTTCGTGGTGATCGGTGCGGGCCCGACCGGCGTGGAACTTGCCGGCACGCT encodes the following:
- a CDS encoding peptidase → MPRCRAFVLVALLFTAAALAPPSRAASPAGFTLQQVLAYPFPLGLAAARHGDRIAWVIDQNGVRNVWVARAPDFKPRQVTHFTADDGQEITQLTFSPSGNELVFVRGGDHDANWPEKLEPDPASSPEQPKVMLWTADLRAGTSRALTEGDAPAISATGELAYIKDDQVWTAPLAAASKQKPKRLFFDRGKDADLQWSPDGKRLAFVSDRGDHAFIGVYANDHTPLLYLAPSTHNDGMPRWSPDGARIAFTRQPGHGGPPQPILTQTPQPWSIVVADARSGQGHAVWQSPDTLLGSYPETAGGANLHWADGSAQLVFLADLDGWPHLYSIAASGGEPLLLTPGNFMVEDVVMAPDSRSIVYSANTGATQDDDDRRHLFLVSVDRADAKALTSGTSIQTSPAAAGNAVAYIDAGAQRPPLVSVMHTDGNGQRALQANLIPEDFPTAQLLIPQAVSFKAADGTLVHGQLFRSANAGASQPGVIFVHGGPPRQMLLGWHYMDYYSNSYAVNQYLATHGFTVLSVNYRLGIGYGHAFHHPPHWGPTGASEYQDVVAGAKYLQHVPGVDAARIGIWGGSYGGYLTALALARDSDLFKAGVDMHGIHDWSRDIGEWFGKPGTRYEQGDYKQAMKVAWESSPDADIAKWKSPVLLIQGDDDRNVHFLQTEDVVPRLRKHGVPFEEMVIPNEIHGFLRHASWLQADTATVYFLQRKLGLATH